A region of bacterium BMS3Abin14 DNA encodes the following proteins:
- the ftsK gene encoding DNA translocase FtsK — protein MVSRNKESIISPKSQARWREIVGVLFIALSLFFLLSLVSYSPLDVSLNSTGTVKGVSNLGGVVGAHLADLIVQALGWAGFLIPALFLFLGVTRFTSKQWGGWFLRAGGGTGFLLAVCILLQVRMGTASIMGGLHRDAGGIVGRLLADKLVQLFNVPGTLILSIALLIASILIMTNISLGKMGLAFLGCFRWIGGLFVKWKERFRRRKAVTRAQDAEAKKTPPRVVVRKAETRNRYLSEPVQEEFETMSRPRGKFSLPPLQLLTLPDPGYEGISEEDQKGRARILEKKLRDFGVEGRVTTINPGPVITVFEYEPAPGVKLNQILNLTGDLSLAMGGVSIRVVPLIPGKTVIGIEIPNQSPELVTLREILSSNEFAHAKGALRLALGKDTAGDPYVTDLDSMPHLLVAGATGTGKSVAINSMILSLVGNLAPHEVRLLLIDPKMLELSPYEGIPHLLAPVVMEPKKAASALRWAVVEMERRYQLLASHGVRDIVGYNRKMAKLKEPPEGDDPHLPHIVVIIDELADLMMTTSREVEECIARLGQMARAAGIHLIIATQRPSVDIVSGNIKNNITGRISFKVFDKANSRVILDSNGAEQLLGRGDMLFVKTGIAGMVRIHGCLVTDEEVNRVARFLREQAQPEYRDDLFDYEPVSSRGVDEHEEDEKFGDVLDFVYLKGYASASMIQRNFKVGYNRAARMIERMEAEGIIGPPDGAKPRPVLRRADIK, from the coding sequence ATGGTGTCCAGAAACAAGGAAAGCATAATAAGCCCGAAATCTCAGGCCAGATGGCGTGAAATCGTTGGTGTTCTGTTCATCGCCTTGAGCCTTTTTTTTCTCCTTTCTCTTGTTTCCTACAGTCCACTGGATGTTTCCTTAAACAGTACCGGTACGGTTAAGGGAGTGAGTAACCTGGGGGGGGTTGTGGGCGCTCATCTCGCCGATCTTATCGTCCAGGCTCTCGGCTGGGCCGGGTTTCTGATCCCGGCGCTGTTTTTGTTCCTCGGGGTGACCAGATTCACCAGCAAGCAGTGGGGGGGATGGTTTCTGCGGGCCGGGGGCGGAACCGGGTTTCTGTTGGCGGTGTGCATTCTCCTGCAGGTCCGGATGGGGACAGCCTCTATTATGGGAGGGCTCCACAGGGACGCGGGCGGGATCGTCGGCCGCCTTCTCGCTGATAAACTTGTTCAGCTTTTTAATGTTCCCGGTACTCTTATCCTCTCCATCGCCCTTCTCATCGCCTCGATTCTGATCATGACCAACATATCGCTGGGAAAAATGGGCCTGGCCTTTCTGGGGTGCTTCAGATGGATCGGTGGGCTTTTTGTCAAATGGAAGGAGCGGTTCAGGAGGCGGAAGGCCGTCACCAGGGCCCAGGACGCTGAGGCAAAGAAAACTCCACCCAGGGTGGTAGTCAGGAAGGCAGAAACAAGGAACAGGTATCTCTCCGAACCGGTCCAGGAGGAATTTGAAACGATGTCTAGACCGAGGGGGAAGTTTTCCCTGCCCCCCCTTCAACTGCTTACCCTCCCCGATCCCGGCTACGAGGGGATCAGTGAGGAAGACCAGAAGGGCCGCGCCAGGATCCTTGAGAAGAAGCTCCGGGATTTCGGGGTTGAGGGGCGGGTAACCACCATCAATCCGGGCCCGGTAATAACCGTGTTCGAATATGAACCCGCGCCAGGGGTAAAGCTCAACCAGATCCTCAATCTCACCGGTGACCTCTCCCTGGCTATGGGAGGCGTTTCCATCAGGGTGGTCCCCTTGATCCCCGGGAAAACGGTTATTGGAATCGAGATACCCAACCAGAGCCCGGAGCTCGTCACCCTCCGGGAAATTCTGAGTTCCAATGAATTTGCGCACGCCAAAGGGGCGTTGAGGCTCGCTCTGGGGAAGGATACAGCAGGCGACCCGTACGTAACCGACCTGGATTCAATGCCGCACCTCCTTGTGGCAGGCGCTACCGGGACCGGGAAGAGCGTGGCCATCAACTCCATGATCCTCAGCCTGGTGGGAAACCTTGCACCCCACGAGGTAAGGCTCCTTCTCATAGATCCAAAAATGCTGGAACTGTCGCCGTATGAGGGGATTCCGCACCTGCTGGCTCCCGTGGTAATGGAGCCAAAAAAAGCCGCCTCGGCCTTGAGATGGGCCGTTGTGGAAATGGAGAGGCGATACCAGCTTCTCGCCTCCCACGGCGTAAGGGACATTGTCGGTTATAACCGGAAAATGGCCAAGCTCAAGGAACCGCCGGAGGGTGACGACCCCCATCTCCCCCACATTGTAGTGATAATCGACGAACTGGCAGACCTCATGATGACCACATCCCGGGAGGTCGAAGAGTGTATCGCCCGGCTGGGCCAGATGGCCAGGGCGGCGGGGATACACCTGATTATAGCCACCCAGCGGCCATCTGTGGATATTGTCTCCGGGAACATCAAGAACAACATCACAGGCAGGATCTCATTCAAGGTGTTCGATAAGGCAAACTCACGGGTTATCCTTGACAGCAATGGCGCTGAGCAGTTACTCGGCCGAGGGGACATGCTCTTTGTCAAGACCGGCATTGCAGGGATGGTCCGCATTCACGGATGCCTGGTGACGGACGAGGAGGTAAACAGGGTCGCCCGATTTTTAAGGGAGCAGGCACAACCTGAGTACCGCGATGACCTCTTCGACTATGAGCCCGTCTCCTCGCGGGGCGTTGATGAGCATGAAGAGGATGAGAAATTCGGGGACGTTCTCGATTTTGTCTACCTGAAAGGATACGCATCGGCGTCCATGATCCAGCGCAACTTCAAGGTTGGGTACAACAGAGCAGCCAGAATGATCGAACGCATGGAGGCGGAGGGGATTATCGGTCCGCCGGACGGCGCCAAGCCCCGTCCCGTCCTCCGAAGGGCCGACATAAAATGA
- the uppP gene encoding undecaprenyl-diphosphatase, with protein MTDLFNSILLGILQGVTEFLPVSSSGHLVLAQSILPGFSSPSAAFDILLHGGTLVAVIAYFRRDIIEIAVGMTRPREGGWKLPMLLVVGSVPAALVGFFLMDTIEPLFSSPKVASGGLLFTGVLLLIASGLRSGRSRMPELTVGSAVLIGCFQAVAVTPGVSRSGATIAAAMLVGLSGTEAARFSFLLSIPAVGGAVLLEGKAILGAGHMAVYFAGALAAAAAGWFSIILLMRVLAKGKLLPFAVYCLSVGFLSLVFLV; from the coding sequence ATGACCGATTTGTTTAACTCGATACTCCTGGGCATCCTCCAGGGTGTCACCGAATTCCTTCCGGTCTCAAGCTCGGGGCATCTTGTGCTGGCCCAGTCCATCCTGCCGGGTTTCAGCTCGCCGTCGGCTGCCTTCGACATCCTCCTTCACGGCGGGACACTGGTAGCCGTTATCGCCTATTTTCGCCGAGATATAATCGAGATAGCAGTTGGCATGACCAGGCCACGGGAGGGAGGTTGGAAGCTTCCCATGCTCCTCGTTGTGGGTAGTGTTCCCGCGGCCCTGGTGGGATTTTTTCTGATGGATACAATCGAACCGCTCTTTTCGTCTCCAAAGGTAGCATCGGGCGGGCTCCTGTTTACGGGCGTTCTTCTGCTGATTGCGAGCGGGCTCCGCAGCGGCAGAAGCAGGATGCCGGAATTGACCGTTGGATCTGCCGTGCTCATCGGCTGTTTTCAGGCCGTTGCCGTTACACCTGGAGTCTCCCGGTCCGGAGCTACCATCGCCGCTGCAATGCTTGTGGGCCTTTCCGGTACCGAGGCTGCCCGATTTTCCTTCCTCCTCTCCATTCCTGCTGTCGGCGGCGCGGTTCTGCTCGAGGGAAAGGCGATTCTGGGTGCAGGCCACATGGCGGTCTATTTTGCCGGTGCCCTGGCTGCCGCAGCGGCGGGCTGGTTCTCCATCATCCTGCTCATGAGGGTTCTTGCGAAGGGAAAACTCCTCCCCTTTGCCGTCTATTGCCTGAGTGTCGGTTTCCTTTCCCTGGTGTTTCTGGTATGA
- the rnjA gene encoding ribonuclease J 1 has protein sequence MNDSALTPEPCSAPLRVIPLGGVGTFGMNCTVLECGGHMIMVDAGFKIPQGNYPGVDLILPDFTYVLENLHRLDAIFLTHGHDDHIGSLPFLLRQADVPVYGTALTLAFVRERLADRNGNGQPVDGDLRQLMFRDPVTCGPFNIEAVRVTHSIPDGAALIIRTPVGTVVHSGDYKMDQAPIDGNPTDLAGLSDIGEAGVLLLMSDSTNADRPGFTRPEAEVGRAIEDLMGQAPNRVFIATFASHIHRIQQILDAAKACGRKAVIEGRRMIGNSRLASDLGCLHVPPDVLISMENAAEHDSGKLVYLVTGSQGEPMSALSRIARGEHSGVKVGNGDTVIFSSRIIPGNELSAGSMIDRLFRAGAQVYYQGSPMVHVSGHGSAEEIKLMINAVKPRFFVPIHGDYRQLVACSSLAQQVGIEKDRTFILDPGQVLELSEDTACLGDSVPAGRMLVDGDLVTDLGSPLMKERRRLAREGLVVVVASIAAPGEPESIAPSVFSVGVGLEEASQSLDREAEVVAKNFIMEWRSAPSSIAELREDVRIGVRAVYRRALQKKPMVVSVLVEE, from the coding sequence ATGAATGACAGCGCTCTGACTCCCGAGCCCTGCTCTGCGCCCTTGCGGGTTATTCCCCTTGGGGGCGTTGGGACCTTCGGCATGAACTGCACGGTGCTTGAATGCGGCGGCCATATGATAATGGTGGATGCCGGCTTCAAGATCCCGCAGGGAAACTACCCGGGTGTGGACCTCATTCTTCCCGATTTCACCTATGTCCTTGAAAACCTCCATCGCCTCGATGCTATCTTTCTCACGCACGGGCATGACGATCATATCGGCTCCCTGCCCTTCCTTCTGCGGCAGGCAGATGTGCCCGTCTATGGTACGGCCCTCACCCTTGCTTTCGTCCGGGAACGGCTGGCCGACAGGAATGGAAACGGGCAGCCGGTTGACGGTGACCTGAGACAGCTCATGTTCCGCGATCCGGTAACATGCGGTCCTTTTAACATCGAGGCGGTGAGGGTAACCCACAGTATTCCGGACGGGGCCGCTCTTATAATCAGGACGCCTGTGGGCACCGTGGTACACTCCGGCGATTACAAGATGGACCAGGCTCCCATTGACGGCAACCCCACCGATCTCGCGGGACTCTCCGATATCGGAGAGGCGGGCGTGCTCCTGCTCATGTCCGACAGCACCAACGCCGACCGGCCTGGTTTTACCCGGCCGGAGGCTGAGGTGGGCCGAGCCATCGAAGACCTTATGGGACAGGCCCCGAACCGTGTCTTCATCGCGACGTTCGCGTCACACATCCATAGAATACAGCAGATACTGGATGCCGCCAAAGCCTGCGGCAGAAAAGCCGTTATCGAAGGACGGCGGATGATCGGGAACAGCCGCCTGGCATCCGACCTTGGCTGCCTCCATGTCCCTCCCGACGTTCTGATCTCCATGGAAAACGCGGCAGAACACGACTCAGGCAAACTGGTTTATCTGGTCACCGGCTCCCAGGGCGAACCCATGTCCGCTCTCAGCAGGATCGCCAGAGGCGAACACTCCGGCGTGAAGGTCGGCAACGGCGATACCGTAATCTTCTCGTCCAGGATTATTCCCGGCAATGAACTGTCCGCCGGCTCGATGATAGACCGGCTTTTTCGTGCGGGCGCCCAGGTCTATTATCAGGGGTCCCCCATGGTCCACGTCTCGGGGCACGGGAGCGCCGAGGAGATCAAATTGATGATCAACGCGGTCAAGCCGCGCTTTTTTGTCCCTATCCATGGGGATTACCGCCAGCTCGTCGCCTGTTCCAGCCTTGCTCAGCAGGTGGGAATCGAAAAGGACAGGACCTTCATCCTGGATCCGGGCCAGGTCCTTGAACTTTCAGAGGACACGGCATGCTTGGGAGATTCCGTGCCGGCCGGGCGGATGTTGGTGGACGGGGACCTCGTGACCGACCTCGGCAGCCCATTGATGAAGGAGCGAAGAAGGCTCGCCAGGGAGGGCCTTGTCGTGGTAGTTGCATCCATAGCTGCCCCGGGTGAACCCGAGTCCATCGCCCCGTCAGTATTCAGCGTGGGAGTGGGGCTGGAGGAGGCGAGCCAGTCACTGGACAGGGAGGCGGAGGTGGTCGCGAAGAATTTCATCATGGAGTGGCGCTCGGCCCCTTCTTCCATCGCGGAACTCAGGGAGGATGTCAGGATAGGCGTTCGGGCCGTGTACCGCCGCGCGCTTCAGAAAAAACCCATGGTCGTGTCCGTGCTGGTGGAGGAGTGA
- the rsmA gene encoding ribosomal RNA small subunit methyltransferase A, whose amino-acid sequence MSAGFHRRGTPPYGQHFLHDKNLLALIVNSAGLSPGDMVIEVGVGTGKLTRAILDVGASVTGVEIDSSVVAAVEEQFAKDTSFRLVQGDILRIPWEGLLPQEGQVVFMGNLPYAVSSQVIFRILQYPEAVSRAIFLVQWEVGRRLAADPGSKEFGIMSVACQLHGRPRILRKVPPGVFLPPPKVDSALVRWDVASEPVYQLRSREFTRHVVRAAFAQRRKKLVNSLASRMESVNKIALVEALDRLDLGEGVRAEQVTVEQFARLSNMLYDMETKR is encoded by the coding sequence ATGAGCGCTGGATTCCACCGGCGGGGCACACCTCCCTACGGGCAGCACTTTCTCCATGACAAGAACCTTCTCGCACTGATTGTTAACTCGGCGGGCCTCTCTCCCGGAGACATGGTCATCGAGGTTGGTGTGGGAACCGGAAAGCTCACCCGTGCCATCCTGGATGTCGGAGCTTCGGTGACAGGTGTGGAGATCGACTCGTCGGTGGTGGCGGCCGTTGAGGAGCAGTTTGCGAAGGATACTTCCTTCAGGCTGGTTCAGGGGGATATTCTCAGGATCCCGTGGGAAGGCCTGCTGCCGCAAGAAGGCCAGGTGGTTTTCATGGGGAACCTGCCGTATGCGGTCTCCTCCCAGGTTATCTTTCGGATACTCCAATATCCCGAGGCAGTATCCAGAGCGATTTTTCTTGTCCAGTGGGAGGTGGGGCGTCGTCTTGCCGCCGATCCGGGCAGCAAGGAATTTGGAATCATGTCGGTAGCCTGTCAACTGCATGGAAGGCCCAGAATCCTTCGAAAGGTGCCGCCCGGTGTCTTCCTTCCACCGCCAAAGGTGGACTCCGCGCTTGTGCGATGGGATGTGGCATCGGAGCCTGTCTACCAATTGAGAAGCCGGGAATTCACTCGCCATGTGGTCAGGGCGGCGTTCGCCCAGAGAAGGAAGAAACTTGTTAACAGCCTCGCCTCAAGGATGGAGAGCGTCAACAAGATAGCCCTGGTCGAGGCGCTTGATCGGCTGGACCTGGGGGAAGGCGTGAGGGCAGAACAGGTAACGGTTGAACAGTTCGCCCGTCTTTCCAATATGCTTTATGATATGGAAACAAAACGATGA
- a CDS encoding hypothetical protein (leu/Ile/Val-binding protein homolog 3 precursor), whose amino-acid sequence MKGLFTTLSKVTLQIKFKPSGRLYPTIALLAILAPLGLGCISPAAIQREEAPRKIVLQKPARAVASKELAVSPKPARRKERISDREELMAYQEAVRIFREEGRAQTAYDMLDAFLHMHPDSRYADDALLEQVRIMASLDKPREALRLARRLLRDYTNSPLRKKTFLLQGDISLGMEKWKDCVRSMDNALTLDLLPMERAEALDKRSVCLLKRKRYRQAFMGARDALLSSSAVGVSKEIGNEARKTLAQSAAGLGDKALADILAESDGTEPFVYLAMEQLRRMIEKGLYREGMNDLTDILTHYPGLAPQAGIDEAYDILSGHLLVQGDTIGAILPLSGRYQIYGEKALQGIQSALGLMSPLPPDESSPHFTLVTIDSGTDPLKAAQAVTDLAGKDHVLAIIGPLFSRTSKTAAQAAQKSNVPIITLSADPSIPKTGDNVFRRALSDSQQISSLVAAAHDRFMMTRFALLYPDTAYGREMMNRFWDELDKGGAEVTAVESFPPGVTDFGPQIRSLVGLDRKLSPEDKLLKENGADVKVKPIVDFDAIFIPAGFQTVGLLAPQLAFYDITNALLLGTDGWNNPWVVELGEHYVEGAIFTGGYLADMANPVSRKFSARYWLSFGEDPQPLAAQAFDAASLIRSGLESGMVKDRSSLRNYLMNLTDAPSAEGPLTTGPDGDIAQRPHLLTVERGKIKPFVPEID is encoded by the coding sequence ATGAAGGGACTTTTTACGACCCTATCAAAAGTGACCTTGCAAATAAAGTTCAAACCTTCTGGGCGTTTATACCCCACTATAGCCCTGCTGGCAATACTGGCCCCCTTGGGCCTCGGCTGTATTTCCCCTGCCGCGATCCAGCGGGAAGAAGCTCCGCGGAAGATTGTTTTGCAGAAACCTGCCCGAGCCGTGGCAAGCAAAGAGCTGGCGGTTTCACCGAAGCCCGCTCGCCGCAAGGAACGGATATCCGATCGTGAGGAGCTCATGGCCTATCAGGAGGCCGTCAGGATATTTCGTGAGGAGGGACGCGCCCAGACTGCCTATGACATGCTCGATGCCTTTCTCCATATGCACCCGGACAGCAGGTATGCTGACGACGCTCTTCTCGAACAGGTACGGATCATGGCTTCCCTCGATAAACCGCGGGAGGCCCTTCGCCTGGCAAGACGGCTGCTGCGGGACTACACCAACAGCCCATTGAGGAAAAAAACCTTCCTCCTTCAGGGAGACATTTCTCTCGGCATGGAAAAATGGAAGGACTGCGTCCGTTCCATGGACAACGCCCTTACCCTGGACCTTCTGCCCATGGAGCGTGCCGAGGCCCTCGACAAAAGAAGTGTGTGCCTTCTCAAGAGAAAGCGCTACCGCCAGGCGTTCATGGGAGCCCGGGATGCCCTCCTCTCCTCCTCAGCTGTGGGTGTATCCAAAGAGATCGGGAACGAAGCCCGGAAAACCCTGGCCCAGTCCGCAGCGGGTCTTGGAGACAAAGCCCTGGCAGATATACTCGCTGAATCGGACGGTACTGAGCCCTTCGTATACCTGGCCATGGAACAGCTTCGAAGGATGATTGAGAAGGGGCTCTACCGGGAGGGAATGAACGACCTGACGGACATCCTCACACATTATCCGGGGCTGGCTCCACAGGCCGGCATTGACGAAGCCTACGATATATTAAGCGGCCATCTGCTCGTTCAAGGCGACACCATCGGCGCTATCCTCCCCCTTTCCGGACGCTATCAGATCTACGGTGAAAAGGCGCTTCAGGGGATTCAGTCCGCCCTCGGGCTCATGTCCCCGCTGCCTCCGGATGAGTCCTCCCCCCATTTCACCCTCGTGACTATCGATTCCGGGACAGATCCGCTGAAGGCTGCCCAGGCCGTTACTGACCTTGCCGGAAAGGACCACGTTCTGGCTATCATCGGGCCGCTATTCTCAAGGACATCGAAGACCGCCGCACAGGCCGCGCAGAAATCGAACGTCCCCATTATTACCCTCTCCGCAGATCCATCCATCCCGAAAACAGGTGACAATGTTTTCCGCCGTGCCCTGTCCGATTCCCAGCAGATAAGCTCCCTGGTGGCCGCGGCCCATGACCGCTTCATGATGACCAGGTTCGCCCTCCTTTATCCGGACACGGCTTACGGGAGGGAGATGATGAACCGCTTCTGGGACGAACTGGACAAAGGGGGGGCTGAGGTGACAGCGGTTGAAAGTTTCCCCCCCGGCGTGACCGATTTCGGGCCGCAGATCCGCTCCCTGGTAGGCCTTGATCGCAAGCTGTCCCCGGAGGATAAGCTCCTCAAGGAAAACGGGGCGGACGTAAAGGTCAAACCCATCGTGGATTTCGACGCTATCTTTATCCCGGCCGGGTTCCAGACCGTAGGCCTCCTGGCCCCGCAGCTTGCCTTCTACGACATAACCAATGCCCTCCTGCTCGGCACCGATGGGTGGAACAACCCGTGGGTAGTGGAACTCGGAGAACATTATGTGGAAGGCGCTATTTTCACGGGCGGGTATCTGGCCGACATGGCTAATCCCGTCAGCAGAAAATTTTCGGCAAGATACTGGCTCAGCTTCGGTGAGGACCCCCAACCCCTGGCAGCGCAGGCATTCGACGCAGCCAGTCTGATCCGTTCGGGGTTGGAATCAGGGATGGTCAAAGATCGATCATCCCTCAGGAACTACCTCATGAATCTCACCGACGCCCCGTCTGCGGAAGGCCCCCTTACCACGGGGCCGGACGGAGACATCGCCCAGCGCCCCCATCTCCTGACCGTGGAGAGGGGGAAAATCAAGCCGTTCGTGCCGGAAATAGATTAG
- a CDS encoding cupin domain protein — translation MKITRLENCETTDVVMDGAAGAGRQVPLGKADGAPNFSIRVFTISPGGHTPHHAHESEHLNYILSGRGIALEGETPRPIKEGDFILVKPNELHQYRNDGEVPLVFMCMVPSQYE, via the coding sequence ATGAAGATCACACGTCTGGAAAACTGCGAAACAACCGATGTCGTAATGGACGGCGCCGCCGGAGCCGGCAGGCAGGTCCCCCTCGGCAAGGCCGACGGGGCTCCCAACTTCTCAATCCGGGTATTCACTATCAGCCCCGGCGGGCACACTCCTCACCACGCCCATGAGAGCGAGCACCTCAACTATATCCTGAGCGGCAGGGGAATCGCCCTTGAGGGAGAGACACCAAGGCCGATAAAGGAGGGCGACTTCATACTGGTCAAGCCCAACGAACTGCACCAGTACCGCAACGACGGCGAAGTCCCTCTTGTTTTCATGTGCATGGTTCCCTCGCAGTACGAATAA
- a CDS encoding sulfite exporter TauE/SafE: MDLALTYYVIIFGAGFIQGFSGFGSVLFALPLLTMLLDVKTIVPLLTLLGLCINIALLVQVREHLNWKIIGVLAAAAAPGIAIGVVILKLVPSRTLELGIGTLIILFPLYILFARPPEREISAAWGWVFGFFSGVLGGSTGASGPPVIIYTSLQPWGKYAIKATMVGYFLISSLIISAAQTAGGMMTPQVLDLFCAGLLPLLAGVLFGSLLFRKVGSTEYRKVLAVLLIALGFFMILRTVISS; the protein is encoded by the coding sequence ATGGACTTGGCTCTGACCTATTACGTGATTATTTTTGGAGCTGGTTTTATCCAGGGATTTTCAGGTTTCGGTTCCGTTCTGTTCGCCCTTCCCCTGCTGACCATGCTCCTTGACGTCAAAACGATAGTCCCCCTACTGACATTGCTCGGCCTCTGCATTAACATTGCCCTTCTGGTTCAGGTCCGCGAGCACCTTAACTGGAAAATCATCGGAGTTCTGGCGGCCGCAGCCGCTCCCGGAATCGCAATCGGTGTGGTCATTTTAAAGTTGGTCCCCAGCCGAACCCTGGAGCTTGGCATCGGGACGCTGATCATCCTCTTCCCCCTGTACATCCTCTTTGCCAGGCCACCGGAACGCGAGATATCCGCTGCATGGGGCTGGGTGTTCGGGTTTTTTTCCGGGGTTCTGGGGGGAAGCACCGGCGCCAGCGGACCTCCGGTTATCATCTACACATCCCTGCAGCCGTGGGGAAAATATGCCATCAAGGCTACCATGGTTGGCTATTTCCTGATCTCCAGCCTGATAATATCCGCCGCCCAGACCGCCGGCGGCATGATGACTCCGCAGGTATTGGACCTCTTCTGCGCCGGTCTGCTTCCGCTCCTGGCAGGGGTCCTCTTTGGGTCTTTGCTCTTCCGTAAGGTCGGATCCACGGAATACCGGAAGGTCCTGGCTGTCCTCCTCATCGCGCTTGGATTTTTCATGATCCTGCGAACGGTAATTTCATCGTGA
- the argO gene encoding arginine exporter protein ArgO — protein MILTFAQGFIMGGGLIVAIGAQNAFVLSNGIRRSHLLLIPLICSICDITLIVLGLAGTGSVIAAHPHLGQWAAWGGALFLFWYGLRAFSSAVRGTSMETGKVPAGSLSAVIGTTLAVSLLNPQAILDTVVLLGSAGGRFVGTGRILFGLGAILASVIWFFSLSFGGKMLAPVFRRPVSWRVLDSTVGISMWTIAFFLVG, from the coding sequence ATGATCCTTACATTTGCACAGGGCTTCATAATGGGGGGCGGATTGATCGTAGCCATCGGCGCCCAGAACGCTTTCGTGCTGTCTAACGGCATCAGGCGCAGCCACCTGCTGCTCATTCCCCTGATCTGCAGTATCTGCGATATCACCCTAATCGTCCTGGGACTGGCCGGAACTGGATCGGTCATCGCCGCCCATCCTCATCTGGGCCAATGGGCTGCCTGGGGTGGGGCACTTTTTCTGTTCTGGTATGGTCTTCGCGCTTTCAGTTCGGCTGTCCGTGGTACGAGCATGGAAACCGGCAAGGTGCCGGCAGGTTCCCTGAGCGCCGTCATCGGGACAACGCTTGCCGTCAGCCTCCTGAACCCTCAGGCTATTCTCGATACGGTCGTGCTCCTGGGAAGTGCCGGGGGCCGTTTTGTCGGAACCGGCCGGATTCTGTTCGGCCTGGGCGCAATTCTGGCATCCGTGATCTGGTTCTTTTCCCTGAGTTTTGGAGGAAAGATGCTGGCCCCGGTGTTCCGCCGCCCGGTGTCGTGGCGTGTTCTTGACTCCACGGTTGGGATCAGCATGTGGACCATCGCCTTTTTCCTCGTAGGGTAA
- the iciA gene encoding chromosome initiation inhibitor: MLDYRLIEAFAAVLQEGGFDRAARSLHLTQSAVSQRIKLLEDQLGLVLLVRSQPPRATPAGQHLIRHHRQVQQLEESLGHDLGPSGGVAFTSLAIGINADSLATWFLDAVHDFVKDESVVLDLSVEDQERTHRLLRDGEVTGCVSTRKDAMRGCRVDYLGRMEYRLLATPEFTAGWFPDGLNEKAVLLAPALLFTRGDDLHNKMLRLLLGRSPTDIPSHYVPSYETFIQFIVSGLGYGMVPDRQSAPLLTAGKLVNLAEGKDFPVDLYWHRWNIRSRILEGFSESLIRNAREMLKG; this comes from the coding sequence ATGCTCGATTACAGGCTCATCGAGGCGTTCGCAGCAGTGTTGCAGGAGGGTGGATTCGACAGGGCAGCACGCTCCCTGCACCTCACCCAGTCCGCCGTATCGCAGAGAATAAAGCTCCTTGAAGATCAGCTTGGGCTGGTACTGCTGGTGCGCTCGCAGCCACCCAGGGCCACACCGGCGGGGCAGCATCTGATCAGGCACCATCGGCAGGTACAGCAGCTGGAGGAGAGCCTGGGCCACGACCTGGGTCCATCCGGAGGGGTGGCGTTCACCTCCCTTGCTATCGGCATAAACGCCGACAGCCTTGCCACCTGGTTTCTCGATGCGGTGCATGACTTTGTCAAGGATGAGTCCGTCGTTCTGGACCTGTCGGTTGAAGACCAGGAGCGAACCCACCGGCTCCTGAGGGACGGCGAGGTTACCGGATGCGTAAGCACCCGAAAAGATGCAATGCGGGGCTGTCGCGTCGATTATCTTGGGCGCATGGAATATCGCCTGCTGGCAACCCCCGAGTTCACAGCCGGATGGTTCCCGGATGGTCTGAACGAAAAGGCTGTTCTGCTGGCCCCGGCCCTGTTATTTACCCGCGGGGACGATCTTCACAACAAAATGCTGAGGCTGCTGCTGGGAAGATCCCCAACGGACATCCCCTCTCACTACGTTCCATCCTATGAGACATTCATCCAGTTCATAGTTTCGGGCCTGGGGTACGGAATGGTTCCGGACCGCCAGAGCGCCCCACTTCTCACCGCCGGCAAACTTGTCAACCTTGCCGAGGGAAAAGATTTTCCTGTGGACCTGTATTGGCACCGTTGGAACATCCGTTCGAGAATACTGGAGGGATTTTCAGAAAGCCTGATTCGGAACGCACGGGAGATGCTTAAAGGGTAG